Proteins from a genomic interval of Desulfovibrio piger:
- the clpS gene encoding ATP-dependent Clp protease adapter ClpS, whose amino-acid sequence MADETWNEPGTDTATIVKKKVKEPDRYVVLLHNDDYTSMDFVVGVLCDIFHKTPEEATAIMLAVHQQGIGQCGVYTHEIAETKVALVRRRARAAGFPLRCTMEKYR is encoded by the coding sequence ATGGCCGATGAAACCTGGAACGAGCCGGGAACGGATACTGCCACCATCGTCAAGAAGAAGGTCAAGGAACCGGACCGTTATGTGGTCCTGCTCCACAACGACGATTATACCAGCATGGATTTCGTCGTCGGCGTCCTGTGCGACATTTTCCACAAGACACCGGAAGAAGCCACGGCCATCATGCTGGCCGTCCATCAGCAGGGCATCGGCCAGTGCGGCGTCTACACGCATGAGATAGCGGAAACAAAGGTGGCGCTCGTCAGGCGGCGGGCCCGCGCGGCGGGCTTCCCCTTGCGCTGCACCATGGAAAAATATCGTTGA
- a CDS encoding class IV adenylate cyclase, producing the protein MALEIERKYLEVDFDSLRRRLRQCGAQGGDVHLERNRIYDLPDGSLRAGHHLLRLRSQEWPDHAQNVLTLKLPPVSAPDAAFKVREERETPVTDAAQMHSILEGLGYVVRACYEKIRETWTLEHTSIDMDIVPFARVVELEGPEEEILRLEALLGLDDVPVSTQSYHYLHQEWRQRNNLPPDLSFVFTPEELARWRRDLGLPTVEDSPHGR; encoded by the coding sequence ATGGCTCTTGAAATAGAACGCAAATATCTCGAGGTCGATTTCGACAGCTTGCGCCGTCGCCTGCGCCAGTGTGGTGCGCAGGGAGGTGACGTCCATCTGGAGCGGAACCGCATCTATGACCTGCCTGACGGCTCCTTGCGGGCCGGGCATCACCTGCTGCGCCTGCGCTCGCAGGAATGGCCGGACCATGCGCAAAACGTGCTGACGCTCAAGCTGCCGCCCGTCTCCGCGCCGGATGCGGCCTTCAAGGTCCGTGAAGAGCGGGAGACCCCCGTCACCGATGCCGCGCAGATGCACAGCATCCTGGAAGGCCTGGGCTATGTGGTCCGTGCCTGCTATGAAAAGATCCGGGAGACCTGGACGCTGGAGCATACCAGTATCGACATGGATATCGTCCCCTTTGCCCGCGTGGTGGAGCTGGAGGGGCCCGAGGAAGAGATCCTGCGTCTGGAAGCTCTGCTGGGACTTGACGATGTCCCGGTTAGTACTCAAAGTTATCATTATCTTCATCAGGAGTGGCGGCAGCGGAATAATCTGCCGCCCGACCTGTCGTTTGTGTTCACGCCCGAAGAACTGGCCCGCTGGCGCCGGGATCTGGGCCTGCCTACCGTGGAGGATAGCCCTCATGGCCGATGA
- the radA gene encoding DNA repair protein RadA, translated as MAKTREVFICSACGAQTLQWRGQCPGCHEWNTLQAAAQPKALSRSNTRVSVPAGNRPVPLQDVAETGHHPYPSGIASLDRVLGKGLVPGAAILIGGEPGIGKSTLLLQVAGLVAAQGGRVLYASGEESLPQIKARGQRLGMLHDNLLAMSTSSVDEVIAALELAPSRLLVVDSVQTMSSVDAEGLPGNVNQVRAVSMALLEACRRLGVTLVLVGHVTKDGVLAGPRLLEHMVDTVISLEGDRRQMFRLLRVFKNRFGPNEELLVFRMGGRGMEVVDDPSTFFLGDRDASLSGTAVVMAVDGQRPLAVEVQALVARTFLSIPRRAALGFDANRLHLLLAVLEKRLKLNFGQVDIYAKVGGGMKLQEPGLDLALVAAVLSSYYDVPLPEKCVLWGEVDLNGQVRPVAAHDLRLAQARRLGFEPVIHPGKGGIATIADLQQKLFHRKQ; from the coding sequence ATGGCTAAAACGAGAGAAGTCTTTATCTGTTCAGCCTGTGGCGCGCAGACCCTGCAATGGCGTGGTCAATGCCCCGGCTGCCATGAGTGGAACACCCTTCAGGCCGCGGCACAGCCCAAGGCCCTGTCCCGCAGCAACACCAGGGTATCCGTCCCTGCGGGCAACCGGCCTGTTCCTTTGCAGGACGTAGCCGAGACCGGGCATCATCCCTATCCCAGCGGCATCGCCTCACTGGACAGGGTGCTGGGCAAGGGTCTGGTGCCGGGTGCGGCCATCCTCATCGGCGGCGAGCCGGGCATCGGCAAATCCACCCTGCTGCTGCAGGTGGCTGGGCTGGTCGCTGCCCAGGGGGGCAGAGTGCTTTATGCCAGCGGCGAAGAATCCCTGCCGCAGATCAAGGCGCGGGGACAGCGGCTCGGCATGCTGCATGACAACCTGCTGGCCATGTCCACCTCCAGTGTGGACGAGGTCATCGCCGCCCTGGAGCTGGCTCCGTCCCGTTTGCTGGTGGTGGACTCGGTACAGACCATGAGCAGCGTCGATGCCGAAGGCCTTCCCGGCAATGTCAATCAGGTGCGTGCCGTGAGCATGGCCCTGCTGGAAGCCTGCCGCCGTCTGGGCGTCACGCTGGTGCTGGTGGGCCATGTGACCAAGGACGGTGTCCTGGCTGGTCCCCGCCTGCTGGAGCATATGGTGGATACCGTCATCTCTCTTGAAGGCGACCGCCGCCAGATGTTCCGCCTGCTGCGCGTCTTCAAAAACCGTTTTGGCCCCAATGAAGAGCTGCTGGTCTTCCGCATGGGGGGCCGGGGCATGGAAGTGGTGGATGACCCCTCCACCTTTTTCCTGGGCGATCGCGACGCCTCCCTCTCCGGCACGGCGGTGGTCATGGCCGTGGACGGGCAGCGCCCGCTGGCGGTGGAAGTGCAGGCCCTGGTGGCCCGGACCTTCCTCAGCATCCCCCGGCGTGCGGCCCTCGGCTTCGATGCCAACCGTCTGCATTTGCTGCTGGCCGTGCTGGAAAAGCGCCTCAAACTCAATTTCGGACAGGTGGACATCTATGCCAAGGTCGGCGGCGGCATGAAGCTGCAGGAGCCCGGGCTGGACCTGGCCCTGGTGGCGGCGGTGCTGTCGTCGTATTATGACGTGCCGCTGCCGGAAAAGTGTGTCCTGTGGGGCGAGGTGGACCTCAACGGTCAGGTGCGGCCCGTGGCCGCCCACGACCTTCGTCTGGCCCAGGCGCGCCGTCTGGGCTTCGAGCCCGTGATCCATCCCGGCAAGGGCGGCATCGCGACCATCGCCGACCTGCAGCAGAAACTCTTTCATCGCAAACAGTGA
- a CDS encoding DUF3426 domain-containing protein, translated as MMEIQCPHCASRFNLPEHLARPGAKLRCSVCKTVFALQLPEPAPAPIPDLLPDDVEQPRPRRRWLFWLMLLLLLACGGAAVYWYCWHERPLTPVQGTAATAENIALLTMKDVRQYYVNNEKMGKILVIEGRVVNEFPQPVSMITVEAVLYGQDQKVIASNRQTAGNQLTPLQLSVLDKEAMASRLADPEKEQGANVTLLPGASAPFMVVFDSPPNDVSEFYVAIVDAQKGVPLPR; from the coding sequence ATGATGGAAATTCAATGCCCTCACTGCGCCAGCCGTTTCAACCTGCCGGAACATCTTGCCCGGCCGGGTGCGAAATTGCGCTGCTCCGTATGCAAGACGGTCTTTGCCCTGCAATTGCCTGAGCCTGCCCCTGCGCCCATCCCGGATCTTCTGCCGGACGATGTGGAGCAGCCCCGCCCCCGGCGCCGCTGGCTGTTCTGGCTGATGCTGCTGCTTCTGCTGGCCTGCGGCGGTGCCGCTGTCTACTGGTACTGCTGGCATGAGCGCCCCCTGACACCTGTCCAGGGAACGGCAGCCACCGCTGAGAACATCGCCCTGCTGACCATGAAGGACGTGCGCCAGTACTATGTGAACAACGAAAAGATGGGCAAGATCCTGGTCATCGAGGGCAGGGTGGTCAATGAATTCCCCCAGCCCGTGAGCATGATCACCGTGGAAGCCGTGCTTTACGGTCAGGATCAGAAGGTCATCGCCTCCAATCGTCAGACCGCCGGCAACCAGCTGACCCCCTTGCAGCTCTCCGTACTGGACAAGGAAGCCATGGCCAGCCGTCTGGCCGACCCCGAGAAAGAGCAGGGGGCCAATGTGACCCTGCTGCCCGGTGCCAGCGCTCCCTTCATGGTCGTGTTCGACAGCCCGCCCAACGATGTCAGCGAGTTCTACGTCGCCATCGTGGATGCGCAGAAGGGAGTGCCCCTGCCCCGCTAG
- the hpt gene encoding hypoxanthine phosphoribosyltransferase has protein sequence MNAIKERKIVYTSGQIAERVRAMAAEIDAFYGDEPLVAVCVLKGAVFFFTDLVRAMRSENLELDFVRLSSYGKGTSSSRHVVFSKDVACDITGKHVLIVEDVVDSGLSMQFLMRQFEARGARSLRLAALVDKNERREVDVRVDFAGFKLEEGFIVGYGLDYAEKYRALPDVEELVFESAGD, from the coding sequence ATGAACGCCATCAAGGAACGCAAGATCGTCTATACCTCCGGCCAGATCGCCGAACGCGTGCGTGCCATGGCCGCCGAGATCGATGCCTTTTACGGTGATGAGCCCCTGGTGGCCGTATGCGTCCTCAAGGGCGCTGTGTTCTTCTTCACCGACCTCGTCCGGGCCATGCGCTCGGAGAACCTCGAACTGGATTTCGTCCGTCTGTCCAGCTACGGCAAGGGGACGTCCAGTTCCCGCCATGTGGTGTTCAGCAAGGACGTGGCCTGCGACATCACCGGCAAGCATGTGCTGATCGTCGAGGACGTGGTGGACAGCGGCCTGTCCATGCAGTTCCTGATGCGCCAGTTCGAGGCCCGCGGGGCCCGCAGCCTGCGTCTGGCCGCGCTGGTGGACAAGAACGAACGCCGCGAAGTGGACGTGCGCGTCGATTTTGCGGGCTTCAAGCTCGAGGAAGGGTTCATCGTCGGCTACGGCCTTGACTATGCTGAAAAATATCGGGCCCTGCCTGATGTGGAAGAGCTGGTCTTCGAATCCGCCGGGGACTAG
- a CDS encoding N-acetyltransferase produces the protein MSDTYTVRRATMDDVKDIHALLMENARKGLLLPRALIFLYGHVRNFLVIDDPRGGLAACCALAPVWEDLAEVCSLAVREDLRKQGLGRKIVMACVDDCRILHLKKVFSLTYQAAFFERIGFHEVDKGVLPQKIWADCVHCAKYPDCDETAMFLELD, from the coding sequence ATGAGCGACACCTACACGGTACGCCGTGCGACCATGGACGATGTGAAGGATATCCATGCCCTGCTGATGGAAAATGCGCGCAAGGGCCTGCTGCTGCCCCGTGCGCTGATCTTTCTGTACGGCCATGTCCGTAATTTCCTGGTCATCGACGACCCCCGGGGCGGCCTGGCCGCCTGTTGCGCCCTGGCGCCTGTCTGGGAGGATCTGGCCGAAGTCTGCTCCCTGGCCGTGCGCGAAGATCTGCGCAAGCAGGGCCTGGGCCGCAAGATCGTGATGGCCTGTGTCGATGACTGTCGCATCCTGCACCTCAAGAAAGTCTTCTCCCTGACGTATCAGGCGGCTTTCTTTGAGCGCATCGGTTTCCATGAGGTGGACAAGGGCGTCCTGCCCCAGAAGATCTGGGCCGACTGCGTGCATTGCGCCAAGTACCCCGACTGCGACGAAACCGCCATGTTCCTGGAGCTCGATTAA
- a CDS encoding TlpA family protein disulfide reductase — protein sequence MKRFILPLLLLTLFLPCLAQAQEYKTVGLKDLTSIVAQNKGKVVMLNFFATWCPPCREEIPDLVSLAPKYEGKVVIVGLSVDEDASTLPAFLKRLKVDYPVYRASEDVIRAFNVRTIPHNVFYGKNGRLALMGSGMVSKKELTEIFDSLGEQK from the coding sequence ATGAAGCGATTTATTTTGCCCCTGCTGCTTCTGACCCTGTTCCTGCCCTGCCTGGCGCAGGCCCAGGAGTACAAGACCGTGGGGCTCAAGGACCTGACCTCCATAGTGGCCCAGAACAAGGGCAAGGTCGTCATGCTCAACTTCTTCGCCACCTGGTGCCCCCCCTGCCGTGAGGAGATCCCGGATCTTGTCAGCCTGGCGCCCAAGTACGAGGGCAAGGTCGTCATCGTGGGCCTTTCGGTGGATGAGGACGCGAGCACGCTCCCGGCCTTCCTCAAGCGGCTGAAGGTCGACTACCCTGTGTACAGGGCCAGTGAAGACGTGATCCGCGCCTTCAACGTGCGCACCATCCCGCACAATGTTTTTTACGGCAAGAACGGACGTCTGGCTCTGATGGGGTCGGGCATGGTCTCGAAAAAAGAACTGACGGAAATCTTTGATTCTCTCGGAGAGCAAAAATAA
- a CDS encoding homocysteine S-methyltransferase family protein has protein sequence MKFVQRLAERRPLLLDGAMGTMLQASGLPAGVSPEEFCMERPDILQGIHKAYLDAGVDIITSCTFGGNPCKLPASLDVFTFNKRMVETARAAAAQAGRPVFVAGNVGPSGHFARPLGDMEPEELIKAFSEQIRGLVAGGADLIFIETQFDLAEARAAVTAARQVCDLPVMVSMTFEQGVSLTGSSPTIFAETMQNMGVAALGTNCSLGPDQMLPVVEELLSVCSCPVVAEPNAGLPELRGSETVFPLGPEAFAQKTAAFAARGARVLGGCCGTTPQHLAALRQALESVTCDERPVVSPSGICLTSRSQLLRLGEGQPFSVIGERINPTGKKELTRQLQAGQFDEAFRLADEQLQAGARILDVNVGASLVDETVLLPDLVQRLVSRVDVPLSLDSSNAQAIARALPYCPGSFLVNSISGEAGRMELLGPVCRDFGAPFILLPLQGTKLPVRASERIAIVEKLLEQADSLGIPRRLVMVDILALSVSSKPEGALQCLEMVRWCRSQGLATTLGLSNVSFGLPARDLLNATFMAMCAGAGLSSCIANPSAPRLHEACDAVAVLQGSDSNAGSFIASYAGWKASGGVVRAGKGPGAAAETLGDAVLFGDLENVLPLLEKELAAGAEPFALVQDFLIPAITEVGTRYERREYFLPQLIRAAETMQKAFAHLKPLLEKSRGPEERPVIVMATVEGDIHDIGKNIVCLLLGNHGFDVIDAGKDVPAEQIVACALEHKARIIGLSALMTTTMVRMEDTIRLVRERNLPIKVLVGGAAVTQAFADAIGADAYCEDAVSAVRAAKQFVTG, from the coding sequence ATGAAATTTGTTCAGCGCCTTGCGGAAAGGCGCCCGTTGTTGCTCGATGGCGCCATGGGGACCATGTTGCAGGCTTCCGGCCTGCCGGCCGGGGTGAGCCCGGAAGAGTTCTGCATGGAGCGACCGGATATCCTTCAGGGTATCCACAAAGCCTATCTCGATGCAGGAGTGGACATCATCACTTCGTGCACGTTCGGCGGCAATCCCTGCAAACTCCCGGCCTCCCTGGATGTTTTTACGTTCAACAAGCGTATGGTGGAGACCGCGCGCGCCGCGGCCGCCCAAGCCGGGCGTCCTGTCTTCGTAGCCGGCAACGTGGGCCCGAGCGGTCATTTTGCCCGTCCGCTGGGCGATATGGAGCCTGAGGAACTCATCAAGGCCTTCTCGGAACAGATCCGCGGCCTCGTGGCCGGCGGGGCGGACCTCATCTTCATCGAGACCCAGTTCGACCTGGCCGAAGCCAGGGCCGCCGTGACGGCTGCGCGTCAGGTCTGCGACCTGCCCGTCATGGTCTCCATGACTTTCGAGCAGGGCGTCAGCCTGACGGGCTCTTCGCCCACCATCTTTGCCGAGACCATGCAGAACATGGGCGTGGCGGCCCTGGGCACCAACTGCAGTCTGGGGCCGGATCAGATGCTGCCCGTGGTGGAAGAGCTGCTGTCCGTCTGTTCCTGCCCCGTCGTCGCGGAACCCAATGCCGGTCTGCCGGAGCTGCGCGGCTCGGAGACCGTCTTCCCTCTGGGGCCGGAGGCCTTTGCCCAGAAAACGGCGGCCTTCGCCGCCCGCGGGGCACGGGTGCTGGGCGGCTGCTGCGGCACCACGCCCCAGCATCTGGCGGCCCTGCGTCAGGCCCTGGAAAGCGTGACCTGCGACGAGCGTCCGGTGGTCAGCCCTTCGGGCATCTGCCTGACCAGCCGTTCGCAGCTCCTGCGCCTGGGAGAAGGGCAGCCGTTCAGCGTCATCGGCGAGCGCATCAATCCCACGGGCAAGAAGGAACTGACCCGCCAGCTGCAGGCCGGGCAGTTCGATGAGGCCTTCCGCCTGGCCGATGAGCAGCTGCAGGCCGGGGCCCGCATCCTTGATGTGAACGTGGGCGCCTCTCTGGTGGACGAGACCGTGCTCCTGCCCGATCTGGTGCAGCGTCTGGTCTCCCGGGTGGACGTGCCCCTGTCGCTGGATTCTTCCAATGCGCAGGCCATCGCCCGTGCCTTGCCCTACTGTCCGGGTTCCTTCCTTGTCAATTCCATCAGCGGCGAAGCCGGGCGCATGGAGCTGCTGGGGCCTGTCTGCCGCGATTTCGGCGCGCCCTTCATCCTGCTTCCCCTGCAGGGGACGAAACTGCCCGTCCGGGCCTCCGAGCGTATCGCCATCGTGGAAAAGCTGCTGGAGCAGGCCGACTCCCTGGGCATCCCCCGCCGTCTGGTGATGGTGGACATCCTGGCCCTGTCGGTGTCCTCCAAGCCTGAAGGCGCCCTGCAATGCCTTGAGATGGTCCGCTGGTGCCGCAGCCAGGGTCTGGCGACCACACTGGGACTTTCCAACGTTTCGTTCGGCCTGCCTGCCCGCGACCTGCTCAATGCCACCTTCATGGCCATGTGCGCGGGCGCCGGTCTGTCCTCCTGCATCGCCAATCCTTCCGCTCCCCGTCTGCATGAGGCCTGCGATGCCGTGGCCGTGCTGCAGGGGAGCGACAGCAACGCCGGTTCGTTCATCGCCTCCTATGCCGGCTGGAAGGCCAGCGGCGGTGTGGTCAGGGCCGGCAAGGGTCCGGGCGCCGCTGCCGAGACCCTGGGAGATGCCGTCCTTTTCGGCGATCTGGAAAACGTGCTGCCCCTGCTGGAAAAGGAACTGGCCGCCGGTGCCGAGCCTTTCGCCCTGGTGCAGGACTTCCTGATCCCGGCCATCACCGAAGTGGGGACGCGCTATGAGCGCCGGGAGTACTTCCTGCCGCAGCTCATCCGCGCGGCGGAGACCATGCAGAAGGCCTTTGCCCACCTCAAGCCCCTGCTGGAGAAGAGCCGCGGCCCCGAGGAACGTCCCGTGATCGTCATGGCCACTGTGGAAGGGGACATCCACGATATCGGCAAGAACATCGTCTGCCTGCTGCTGGGCAACCACGGATTCGACGTCATCGACGCCGGCAAGGATGTCCCGGCGGAGCAGATTGTCGCTTGCGCTTTGGAACATAAGGCGCGTATCATCGGCCTGTCGGCTCTGATGACCACGACCATGGTACGGATGGAAGATACCATCCGTCTGGTGCGGGAGCGCAATCTCCCCATCAAGGTGCTGGTGGGCGGCGCTGCCGTGACCCAGGCCTTTGCCGATGCCATCGGTGCGGATGCCTATTGCGAAGATGCGGTCAGCGCAGTGCGGGCCGCCAAACAGTTTGTCACAGGATAA
- a CDS encoding sigma-70 family RNA polymerase sigma factor — protein MKKNNKNVPDHPSSAPVADVEVLDAADEDSSLDSLEELDEDSLDQGEILDVGDDGPMLLTEGSHDESSLPAPSMPRLPSTGGRDSLQLYLREVSRFPMLKPEEEHELAVRVRDHNDPDAAFRLVSSHLRLVVRIAMDFQRRWMQNVLDLVQEGNVGLMRAVNKFDPDKGIKFSYYASFWIKAYILKFIMDNWRMVKIGTTQVQRKLFYNLNRERQKLIAQGFDPDAAMLSERLGVSEEQITEMDQRLAANDLSLNAQVGEDAGGATRMDFLPALGPGIEDSLGDSEVAELLREKLKTILPKLNEKELYILQNRLLTDDPVTLREIGERYNVTRERVRQLEARLLEKIRQHLALDIKDFSDAWIQ, from the coding sequence ATGAAGAAAAACAACAAGAATGTCCCCGATCACCCTTCTTCCGCGCCTGTGGCGGACGTGGAAGTCCTGGATGCCGCAGACGAAGACAGCTCTCTGGACTCGCTGGAAGAACTCGATGAGGACAGCCTCGACCAGGGCGAGATTCTGGATGTGGGCGACGACGGCCCCATGCTGCTTACCGAAGGCAGCCATGACGAATCCAGCCTCCCTGCGCCGTCCATGCCCCGCCTGCCGTCCACCGGCGGCCGGGACAGTTTGCAGCTTTACCTGCGCGAGGTGAGCCGCTTCCCCATGCTCAAGCCCGAGGAAGAGCACGAGCTGGCCGTGCGGGTGCGCGATCACAACGACCCCGACGCCGCCTTCCGGCTGGTCTCGTCGCATCTGCGCCTTGTGGTACGCATCGCCATGGACTTCCAGCGCCGCTGGATGCAGAACGTCCTCGACCTCGTCCAGGAAGGCAATGTGGGCCTCATGCGGGCCGTCAACAAGTTCGACCCCGACAAGGGCATCAAGTTCTCCTACTACGCCTCTTTCTGGATCAAGGCCTACATCCTCAAGTTCATCATGGATAACTGGCGCATGGTCAAGATCGGCACCACCCAGGTGCAGCGAAAGCTGTTCTACAATCTCAACCGTGAACGGCAAAAGCTGATCGCCCAGGGCTTCGATCCCGACGCCGCCATGCTCTCCGAGCGTCTGGGCGTCAGTGAAGAACAGATCACGGAGATGGATCAGCGCCTTGCCGCCAACGACCTTTCCCTCAACGCCCAGGTGGGGGAAGATGCTGGCGGCGCCACCCGCATGGACTTCCTTCCGGCCCTGGGACCGGGCATCGAGGACAGTCTGGGGGATTCCGAAGTGGCGGAGCTGCTGCGCGAAAAGCTCAAGACCATCCTGCCCAAGCTCAACGAGAAGGAACTCTATATCCTGCAGAACCGGCTGCTGACAGATGACCCCGTCACCTTGCGCGAGATCGGTGAACGATATAACGTGACCCGCGAACGCGTGCGCCAGCTGGAAGCCCGTCTTCTGGAGAAGATCCGCCAGCATCTGGCCCTGGACATCAAGGACTTTTCCGACGCCTGGATTCAATAA
- a CDS encoding tetratricopeptide repeat protein gives MRNKTILLLCSALLSGSLSLSLLGCGGCASTQPRSGAASPFFQGIEILPEEKELSPAAKDTYAYLLYMQALADEDEELLLQAAQQMTGGTLPAKAWLEGALWLDSRRSEKVLPLLELGLQVWPDDLPLNLFSAEALAAHGKTEQGLEQIRAFVARHPDSLDARMELILLLVKAKRFDEAEKHIGSIAAGERTPMVDYYHARALIGMQRRAEAIPLLQKAIQAMPDFVEALVELAYAYEQQKQWNEARTIYEKLLKLQVSEQDVCLRLVHLSLRLNQPEKALKYFRKGPDAAAFKLTAISMFLESRHYLQAERLLKEMLDEPGVPPDVFLMLAGIARDQRRDTELALSWLARIPASSPTAVQAEGLKAQILADAGKEQEALASVRNLQQRHARNETLLLLEVRLLARLKAMDEALARARQAVEIVPESSELAFTLGSLLDSLGKRDEAMKVMQGIIASHPEHYQALNYVGYSLAVQGKDLEHALELLQRADRLAPDQFFIVDSLAWALFRLGRTEEALQNIRRAVALVPSPEAEILEHYGDIAAAAGQKEEARKAYEQALKLKPANAESLRQRLGDL, from the coding sequence ATGAGAAACAAGACCATCCTCCTGCTCTGCTCTGCCCTGCTGAGCGGTTCGCTGTCCCTTTCCCTGCTGGGATGCGGCGGCTGTGCCTCCACCCAGCCCCGGAGCGGGGCCGCTTCCCCCTTTTTCCAGGGCATCGAGATCCTGCCCGAGGAAAAAGAGCTTTCGCCGGCCGCCAAGGATACCTACGCCTATCTCCTTTATATGCAGGCCCTTGCCGACGAGGATGAAGAACTGCTCCTGCAGGCGGCCCAGCAGATGACCGGCGGCACCCTGCCTGCCAAGGCCTGGCTGGAAGGCGCCCTGTGGCTGGACAGCCGCCGTTCGGAAAAGGTGCTGCCCCTGCTGGAGCTGGGCCTGCAGGTCTGGCCCGACGATCTGCCCCTCAATCTGTTCAGCGCCGAGGCCTTGGCGGCCCACGGCAAGACGGAACAGGGCCTGGAGCAGATCCGGGCCTTCGTGGCGCGGCATCCCGACTCCCTGGATGCCCGCATGGAGCTGATCCTGCTGCTGGTCAAGGCCAAAAGATTCGATGAGGCGGAAAAGCACATCGGCAGTATCGCTGCCGGTGAACGGACGCCCATGGTGGATTATTACCATGCCCGGGCCCTGATCGGAATGCAGCGCCGTGCGGAAGCCATCCCGCTGCTCCAGAAGGCCATCCAGGCCATGCCGGACTTTGTCGAGGCCCTGGTGGAACTGGCCTATGCCTACGAACAGCAAAAGCAGTGGAACGAGGCCCGCACCATCTACGAAAAGCTGCTCAAGCTCCAGGTCTCCGAGCAGGATGTATGCCTGCGCCTCGTCCACCTTTCGCTGCGTCTCAACCAGCCGGAAAAGGCCCTGAAATATTTCCGCAAGGGCCCGGATGCCGCGGCGTTCAAGCTCACCGCCATCAGCATGTTCCTGGAAAGCCGCCATTATTTGCAGGCAGAGCGGCTGCTCAAGGAGATGCTGGACGAGCCGGGCGTACCGCCTGACGTTTTCCTGATGCTGGCCGGCATCGCCCGCGACCAGCGCCGTGACACGGAGCTGGCCCTGAGCTGGCTGGCCCGGATCCCGGCCAGCAGTCCCACGGCCGTGCAGGCGGAAGGGCTGAAAGCCCAGATCCTGGCCGATGCGGGCAAGGAACAGGAGGCGCTGGCCTCCGTGCGCAATCTGCAGCAGCGCCATGCCCGCAACGAGACCCTGCTGTTGCTGGAGGTCCGTCTGCTGGCCCGTCTCAAGGCCATGGACGAGGCCCTGGCCAGGGCCCGTCAGGCCGTGGAGATCGTCCCGGAAAGCTCGGAACTGGCCTTTACCCTCGGCAGCCTTCTGGACAGCCTCGGCAAGCGCGATGAAGCCATGAAGGTCATGCAGGGCATCATCGCCAGCCATCCGGAGCACTATCAGGCCCTGAACTATGTGGGCTACAGCCTGGCCGTACAGGGGAAGGATCTGGAACACGCCCTGGAGCTGCTGCAGCGGGCCGACCGTCTGGCCCCTGACCAGTTCTTCATCGTGGATTCCCTGGCCTGGGCCCTGTTCCGCCTGGGCCGTACGGAAGAGGCCCTGCAGAACATCCGGCGTGCGGTGGCTCTCGTCCCCTCGCCTGAAGCCGAGATACTGGAACATTACGGCGATATCGCCGCCGCCGCGGGCCAGAAAGAGGAAGCCCGCAAGGCCTACGAACAGGCCCTGAAACTCAAACCCGCCAATGCGGAATCCCTGCGCCAGCGTCTGGGGGACCTATGA
- the rpiB gene encoding ribose 5-phosphate isomerase B, which translates to MKSIHMACDHAGIELKETLRAHLEKMGYTVTDHGTYSKESCDYPVFAHALCNAVEAEDVPGILICGTGIGMSIAANRHKGIRAALCTTELHARFTRLHNNANVLCLGARVTGVELALAIVDTFLSTEFEGGRHQRRIDLLNA; encoded by the coding sequence ATGAAATCCATCCACATGGCCTGTGACCACGCCGGTATCGAACTCAAGGAAACCCTGCGCGCCCATCTGGAAAAGATGGGCTATACGGTCACCGACCACGGCACCTACAGCAAGGAAAGCTGCGATTACCCCGTGTTCGCCCACGCCCTGTGCAATGCTGTCGAAGCCGAAGATGTGCCCGGCATCCTGATCTGCGGTACGGGGATCGGCATGTCCATAGCGGCCAACCGTCACAAGGGCATCCGCGCGGCGCTGTGCACCACGGAACTGCATGCCCGCTTCACCCGCCTGCACAACAATGCCAACGTGCTGTGCCTGGGGGCCCGGGTCACGGGCGTGGAGCTGGCGCTTGCCATCGTCGATACCTTCCTGTCCACCGAATTCGAAGGCGGCCGCCATCAGCGCCGCATCGACCTCCTCAACGCCTAG